In the Festucalex cinctus isolate MCC-2025b chromosome 10, RoL_Fcin_1.0, whole genome shotgun sequence genome, one interval contains:
- the sgip1a gene encoding SH3-containing GRB2-like protein 3-interacting protein 1 isoform X3: protein MMEGLKKRTRKAFGIRKKEKDNDSTGSPDREGGSQRKTNGAPNGFYGEIDWERYNSPEVDEEGYSIRPEDEADQANCPKSHFFSSDESEGEEDHRKKFKIKIKPLPADQVVAVPSVEELKASIGNIALSPSPLRRSPGLKGNISSEDIVRPRRVVPTVAPTPALATQAPSSQQTPASEETTNLFGPPLESAFGEEKIEVVLSESDVWGASVSEPESSMTRPFPTGTPPPLPPKNVPTSPLTTEPASTDDTETENSTRKTSIADLDNLFGPEQAPPANEDASDTWVCFSEQSPDRPPLPKEPAPPFPFPPPPPEEAAPPLPASPPPPESPAPPLPVSPPPAEDTAPHLPKPPSPKEVQISPLGCTPPPSEEPSAPSVPSGPSTPEDRNPLSPTTSSLPSPKELASPPTSTHPPVEPASIPTAPKASTPPSVTSPEKETATCSNPPIQTKNTDETRPKEEEGEVATSPKDASQGNRTTPPPPPPPTYRAVVSSPGPTSGTAGTKSGSSSPVRPATPSTVNSTPPPPPPRPPSRPKLPPGKPSAGDTNRPFSPPVHAASPPPIAPLARAESTSSISSTNSLSAATTPTVTKDLSVSEDDAYVDKLPSFERHFDSFAENDQPSLVWFDRGKFYLTFEGCSRGPSPLTMGAQDTLPVAAAFTETVNAFFKGADPGKCVVKIIGEMVLSFPAGITRHFANNPSPAVLTFSITNYNRLEHVLPNPQLLCCDTATQAKADAKNFWVNMPNLISHLKKVSEQKPQATYYNVDMLKYQVSVQGPVSTPMNLAVSWRCEPTSTDLRIDYKYNGEAMSTPMALNNVQFLVPVDGGVSKLQAVLPPAAWNSEQQRILWKIPDISQKSENGGVGSLLARFQLTEGPTKPAPLAVQFTSEGSTLSGCDIELAGPGYRFSLVKKRFAAGKYLADN from the exons GACTGAAAAAACGTACCAGGAAGGCCTTTGGGATACGGAAGAAAGAGAAAGACAATGACTCAAC GGGGTCCCCAGACAGAGAGGGGGGT TCTCAGAGGAAGACCAATGGAGCCCCAAATGGATTCTATGGAGAAATTGACTGGGAAAGATAT AATTCTCCTGAGGTGGATGAAGAGGGTTATAGCATCAGACCTGAAGATGAGGCAGACCAGGCGAAT TGCCCCAAGTCCCATTTCTTCTCTTCTGATGAGTCGGAAGGAGAGGAAGACCACAGGAAAAAGTTCAAAATTAAGATTAAGCCCCTCCCAGCTGATCAAGTTGTGGCAGTGCCCTCAGTTGAAGAGCTCAAAGCCTCCATAGGCAACATTGCCCTATCCCCTTCGCCTCTG AGACGTAGCCCG gGGTTGAAAGGGAACATCTCCA GTGAAGATATTGTCAGACCAAGACGTGTGGTTCCCACTGTGGCCCCCACACCTGCTCTTGCAACACAAGCTCCCAG CAGCCAGCAGACACCAGCCTCCGAAGAGACTACAAATTTGTTTGGGCCTCCTTTGGAATCGGCATTTGGAGAAGAGAAAATAGAAG TGGTTCTGTCTGAATCTGATGTGTGGGGGGCTTCTGTGTCAGAGCCCGAGTCCTCTATGACAAGACCCTTCCCCACAGGAA CTCCACCACCACTTCCACCCAAGAATGTCCCAACATCTCCTCTGACAACTGAACCTGCCTCCACAGATGACACTG AAACTGAAAACTCAACAAGAAAGACATCCATAGCTGATTTAGATAACCTATTTGGACCGGAGCAGGCTCCTCCTGCAAATGAAGATGCAAGTGACACGTGGGTGTGCTTCAGTGAGCAGTCTCCTGACCGGCCACCTCTACCAAAGGAGCCAGCACCTCCATTTCCGTTTCCCCCACCTCCTCCAGAGGAAGCAGCTCCTCCATTACCAGCCTCGCCGCCTCCCCCTGAATCTCCTGCTCCGCCTTTACCTGTATCACCACCTCCTGCAGAAGACACAGCACCTCATCTCCCGAAACCTCCTTCTCCAAAAGAAGTTCAGATTTCTCCTCTAGGATGTACGCCGCCACCGTCAGAGGAGCCATCTGCACCATCTGTCCCTTCAGGGCCTTCTACGCCCGAGGACCGAAATCCTCTTTCACCTACCACTTCGTCGCTCCCTTCGCCCAAGGAGCTTGCATCTCCTCCGACCTCAACACATCCACCTGTTGAACCAGCCAGCATCCCAACAGCTCCCAAAGCAAGTACACCTCCATCAGTGACGTCGCCTGAAAAGGAAACTGCAACGTGCTCCAATCCACCAATCCAGACAAAGAATACAGACGAAACTCGACCCAAAGAGGAAGAAGGTGAAGTTGCCACTTCGCCCAAAGATGCAAGCCAGGGGAACCGAACTACAcctccaccgccacctcccccaACGTACCGGGCGGTGGTCTCATCACCAGGTCCAACATCAGGGACGGCTGGAACGAAAAGCG GTTCCTCCTCTCCAGTACGGCCTGCCACTCCTTCAACTGTCAACTCcactccacctcctcctccaccccGCCCCCCTTCACGACCCAAACTTCCACCAGGAAAACCAAGTGCAGGAGATACT AATCGTCCATTTAGTCCACCAGTTCATGCCGCCAGCCCGCCTCCAATTGCTCCTTTGGCCCGGGCAGAGAGCACCTCTTCTATCTCCTCTACCAACTCCCTGAGTGCTGCCACCACTCCCACCGTCACTAAAGACCTCTCTGTGTCAG AAGACGATGCTTATGTAGACAAGCTGCCTTCATTTGAGAGACATTTTGATTCATTTGCAG AGAATGACCAGCCATCCCTTGTATGGTTTGACAGAGGGaagttttatttaacctttgaaG GCTGCTCCAGAGGGCCAAGTCCTCTCACCATGGGTGCTCAGGACACGCTCCCTGTGGCTGCTGCATTCACTGAGACAGTCAATGCCTTCTTTAAAGGGGCCGACCCCGGCAA ATGTGTTGTGAAGATCATAGGTGAGATGGTTTTGTCGTTTCCAGCGGGAATCACTCGGCACTTTGCCAATAACCCGTCCCCCGCTGTGCTAACCTTCAGCATAACCAACTACAATCGACTGGAGCATGTGCTGCCTAACCCCCAGCTGCTCTGCTG CGACACCGCCACGCAAGCCAAGGCGGATGCCAAGAACTTCTGGGTGAACATGCCAAACCTGATATCTCATCTAAAGAAGGTATCCGAGCAGAAGCCGCAGGCGACATACTATAATGTGGACATGCTGAAGTATCAG GTGTCAGTGCAGGGTCCTGTGTCCACTCCCATGAATTTGGCCGTGAGCTGGCGTTGTGAACCCACCAGCACAGACCTGAGGATAGACTACAAATATAACGGCGAGGCCATGTCAACGCCAATGGCGCTGAACAATGTCCAGTTTTTGGTCCCAGTTGATGGCGGCGTTTCCAAACTTCAAGCTGTGTTACCTCCAGCAGCATG GAATTCAGAGCAGCAAAGAATCCTATGGAAGATTCCAGATATCTcacaaaaatctgaaaatggAG GTGTGGGCTCTTTGTTAGCCCGCTTCCAGCTAACAGAAGGCCCAACTAAACCAGCTCCACTGGCTGTGCAGTTCACTAGTGAGGGCAGCACACTGTCAGGCTGTGACATCGAACTGGCTGGGCCCGGGTATCGCTTCTCACTCGTCAAGAAGAGGTTCGCTGCTG GGAAATACCTGGCGGACAACTAA
- the sgip1a gene encoding SH3-containing GRB2-like protein 3-interacting protein 1 isoform X2 has translation MMEGLKKRTRKAFGIRKKEKDNDSTGSPDREGGEPQEVDSSQRKTNGAPNGFYGEIDWERYNSPEVDEEGYSIRPEDEADQANCPKSHFFSSDESEGEEDHRKKFKIKIKPLPADQVVAVPSVEELKASIGNIALSPSPLGLKGNISSEDIVRPRRVVPTVAPTPALATQAPSSQQTPASEETTNLFGPPLESAFGEEKIEVVLSESDVWGASVSEPESSMTRPFPTGTPPPLPPKNVPTSPLTTEPASTDDTETENSTRKTSIADLDNLFGPEQAPPANEDASDTWVCFSEQSPDRPPLPKEPAPPFPFPPPPPEEAAPPLPASPPPPESPAPPLPVSPPPAEDTAPHLPKPPSPKEVQISPLGCTPPPSEEPSAPSVPSGPSTPEDRNPLSPTTSSLPSPKELASPPTSTHPPVEPASIPTAPKASTPPSVTSPEKETATCSNPPIQTKNTDETRPKEEEGEVATSPKDASQGNRTTPPPPPPPTYRAVVSSPGPTSGTAGTKSGSSSPVRPATPSTVNSTPPPPPPRPPSRPKLPPGKPSAGDTNRPFSPPVHAASPPPIAPLARAESTSSISSTNSLSAATTPTVTKDLSVSEDDAYVDKLPSFERHFDSFAENDQPSLVWFDRGKFYLTFEGCSRGPSPLTMGAQDTLPVAAAFTETVNAFFKGADPGKCVVKIIGEMVLSFPAGITRHFANNPSPAVLTFSITNYNRLEHVLPNPQLLCCDTATQAKADAKNFWVNMPNLISHLKKVSEQKPQATYYNVDMLKYQVSVQGPVSTPMNLAVSWRCEPTSTDLRIDYKYNGEAMSTPMALNNVQFLVPVDGGVSKLQAVLPPAAWNSEQQRILWKIPDISQKSENGGVGSLLARFQLTEGPTKPAPLAVQFTSEGSTLSGCDIELAGPGYRFSLVKKRFAAGKYLADN, from the exons GACTGAAAAAACGTACCAGGAAGGCCTTTGGGATACGGAAGAAAGAGAAAGACAATGACTCAAC GGGGTCCCCAGACAGAGAGGGGGGT GAACCCCAAGAGGTTGACTCG TCTCAGAGGAAGACCAATGGAGCCCCAAATGGATTCTATGGAGAAATTGACTGGGAAAGATAT AATTCTCCTGAGGTGGATGAAGAGGGTTATAGCATCAGACCTGAAGATGAGGCAGACCAGGCGAAT TGCCCCAAGTCCCATTTCTTCTCTTCTGATGAGTCGGAAGGAGAGGAAGACCACAGGAAAAAGTTCAAAATTAAGATTAAGCCCCTCCCAGCTGATCAAGTTGTGGCAGTGCCCTCAGTTGAAGAGCTCAAAGCCTCCATAGGCAACATTGCCCTATCCCCTTCGCCTCTG gGGTTGAAAGGGAACATCTCCA GTGAAGATATTGTCAGACCAAGACGTGTGGTTCCCACTGTGGCCCCCACACCTGCTCTTGCAACACAAGCTCCCAG CAGCCAGCAGACACCAGCCTCCGAAGAGACTACAAATTTGTTTGGGCCTCCTTTGGAATCGGCATTTGGAGAAGAGAAAATAGAAG TGGTTCTGTCTGAATCTGATGTGTGGGGGGCTTCTGTGTCAGAGCCCGAGTCCTCTATGACAAGACCCTTCCCCACAGGAA CTCCACCACCACTTCCACCCAAGAATGTCCCAACATCTCCTCTGACAACTGAACCTGCCTCCACAGATGACACTG AAACTGAAAACTCAACAAGAAAGACATCCATAGCTGATTTAGATAACCTATTTGGACCGGAGCAGGCTCCTCCTGCAAATGAAGATGCAAGTGACACGTGGGTGTGCTTCAGTGAGCAGTCTCCTGACCGGCCACCTCTACCAAAGGAGCCAGCACCTCCATTTCCGTTTCCCCCACCTCCTCCAGAGGAAGCAGCTCCTCCATTACCAGCCTCGCCGCCTCCCCCTGAATCTCCTGCTCCGCCTTTACCTGTATCACCACCTCCTGCAGAAGACACAGCACCTCATCTCCCGAAACCTCCTTCTCCAAAAGAAGTTCAGATTTCTCCTCTAGGATGTACGCCGCCACCGTCAGAGGAGCCATCTGCACCATCTGTCCCTTCAGGGCCTTCTACGCCCGAGGACCGAAATCCTCTTTCACCTACCACTTCGTCGCTCCCTTCGCCCAAGGAGCTTGCATCTCCTCCGACCTCAACACATCCACCTGTTGAACCAGCCAGCATCCCAACAGCTCCCAAAGCAAGTACACCTCCATCAGTGACGTCGCCTGAAAAGGAAACTGCAACGTGCTCCAATCCACCAATCCAGACAAAGAATACAGACGAAACTCGACCCAAAGAGGAAGAAGGTGAAGTTGCCACTTCGCCCAAAGATGCAAGCCAGGGGAACCGAACTACAcctccaccgccacctcccccaACGTACCGGGCGGTGGTCTCATCACCAGGTCCAACATCAGGGACGGCTGGAACGAAAAGCG GTTCCTCCTCTCCAGTACGGCCTGCCACTCCTTCAACTGTCAACTCcactccacctcctcctccaccccGCCCCCCTTCACGACCCAAACTTCCACCAGGAAAACCAAGTGCAGGAGATACT AATCGTCCATTTAGTCCACCAGTTCATGCCGCCAGCCCGCCTCCAATTGCTCCTTTGGCCCGGGCAGAGAGCACCTCTTCTATCTCCTCTACCAACTCCCTGAGTGCTGCCACCACTCCCACCGTCACTAAAGACCTCTCTGTGTCAG AAGACGATGCTTATGTAGACAAGCTGCCTTCATTTGAGAGACATTTTGATTCATTTGCAG AGAATGACCAGCCATCCCTTGTATGGTTTGACAGAGGGaagttttatttaacctttgaaG GCTGCTCCAGAGGGCCAAGTCCTCTCACCATGGGTGCTCAGGACACGCTCCCTGTGGCTGCTGCATTCACTGAGACAGTCAATGCCTTCTTTAAAGGGGCCGACCCCGGCAA ATGTGTTGTGAAGATCATAGGTGAGATGGTTTTGTCGTTTCCAGCGGGAATCACTCGGCACTTTGCCAATAACCCGTCCCCCGCTGTGCTAACCTTCAGCATAACCAACTACAATCGACTGGAGCATGTGCTGCCTAACCCCCAGCTGCTCTGCTG CGACACCGCCACGCAAGCCAAGGCGGATGCCAAGAACTTCTGGGTGAACATGCCAAACCTGATATCTCATCTAAAGAAGGTATCCGAGCAGAAGCCGCAGGCGACATACTATAATGTGGACATGCTGAAGTATCAG GTGTCAGTGCAGGGTCCTGTGTCCACTCCCATGAATTTGGCCGTGAGCTGGCGTTGTGAACCCACCAGCACAGACCTGAGGATAGACTACAAATATAACGGCGAGGCCATGTCAACGCCAATGGCGCTGAACAATGTCCAGTTTTTGGTCCCAGTTGATGGCGGCGTTTCCAAACTTCAAGCTGTGTTACCTCCAGCAGCATG GAATTCAGAGCAGCAAAGAATCCTATGGAAGATTCCAGATATCTcacaaaaatctgaaaatggAG GTGTGGGCTCTTTGTTAGCCCGCTTCCAGCTAACAGAAGGCCCAACTAAACCAGCTCCACTGGCTGTGCAGTTCACTAGTGAGGGCAGCACACTGTCAGGCTGTGACATCGAACTGGCTGGGCCCGGGTATCGCTTCTCACTCGTCAAGAAGAGGTTCGCTGCTG GGAAATACCTGGCGGACAACTAA
- the sgip1a gene encoding SH3-containing GRB2-like protein 3-interacting protein 1 isoform X1 has translation MMEGLKKRTRKAFGIRKKEKDNDSTGSPDREGGEPQEVDSSQRKTNGAPNGFYGEIDWERYNSPEVDEEGYSIRPEDEADQANCPKSHFFSSDESEGEEDHRKKFKIKIKPLPADQVVAVPSVEELKASIGNIALSPSPLRRSPGLKGNISSEDIVRPRRVVPTVAPTPALATQAPSSQQTPASEETTNLFGPPLESAFGEEKIEVVLSESDVWGASVSEPESSMTRPFPTGTPPPLPPKNVPTSPLTTEPASTDDTETENSTRKTSIADLDNLFGPEQAPPANEDASDTWVCFSEQSPDRPPLPKEPAPPFPFPPPPPEEAAPPLPASPPPPESPAPPLPVSPPPAEDTAPHLPKPPSPKEVQISPLGCTPPPSEEPSAPSVPSGPSTPEDRNPLSPTTSSLPSPKELASPPTSTHPPVEPASIPTAPKASTPPSVTSPEKETATCSNPPIQTKNTDETRPKEEEGEVATSPKDASQGNRTTPPPPPPPTYRAVVSSPGPTSGTAGTKSGSSSPVRPATPSTVNSTPPPPPPRPPSRPKLPPGKPSAGDTNRPFSPPVHAASPPPIAPLARAESTSSISSTNSLSAATTPTVTKDLSVSEDDAYVDKLPSFERHFDSFAENDQPSLVWFDRGKFYLTFEGCSRGPSPLTMGAQDTLPVAAAFTETVNAFFKGADPGKCVVKIIGEMVLSFPAGITRHFANNPSPAVLTFSITNYNRLEHVLPNPQLLCCDTATQAKADAKNFWVNMPNLISHLKKVSEQKPQATYYNVDMLKYQVSVQGPVSTPMNLAVSWRCEPTSTDLRIDYKYNGEAMSTPMALNNVQFLVPVDGGVSKLQAVLPPAAWNSEQQRILWKIPDISQKSENGGVGSLLARFQLTEGPTKPAPLAVQFTSEGSTLSGCDIELAGPGYRFSLVKKRFAAGKYLADN, from the exons GACTGAAAAAACGTACCAGGAAGGCCTTTGGGATACGGAAGAAAGAGAAAGACAATGACTCAAC GGGGTCCCCAGACAGAGAGGGGGGT GAACCCCAAGAGGTTGACTCG TCTCAGAGGAAGACCAATGGAGCCCCAAATGGATTCTATGGAGAAATTGACTGGGAAAGATAT AATTCTCCTGAGGTGGATGAAGAGGGTTATAGCATCAGACCTGAAGATGAGGCAGACCAGGCGAAT TGCCCCAAGTCCCATTTCTTCTCTTCTGATGAGTCGGAAGGAGAGGAAGACCACAGGAAAAAGTTCAAAATTAAGATTAAGCCCCTCCCAGCTGATCAAGTTGTGGCAGTGCCCTCAGTTGAAGAGCTCAAAGCCTCCATAGGCAACATTGCCCTATCCCCTTCGCCTCTG AGACGTAGCCCG gGGTTGAAAGGGAACATCTCCA GTGAAGATATTGTCAGACCAAGACGTGTGGTTCCCACTGTGGCCCCCACACCTGCTCTTGCAACACAAGCTCCCAG CAGCCAGCAGACACCAGCCTCCGAAGAGACTACAAATTTGTTTGGGCCTCCTTTGGAATCGGCATTTGGAGAAGAGAAAATAGAAG TGGTTCTGTCTGAATCTGATGTGTGGGGGGCTTCTGTGTCAGAGCCCGAGTCCTCTATGACAAGACCCTTCCCCACAGGAA CTCCACCACCACTTCCACCCAAGAATGTCCCAACATCTCCTCTGACAACTGAACCTGCCTCCACAGATGACACTG AAACTGAAAACTCAACAAGAAAGACATCCATAGCTGATTTAGATAACCTATTTGGACCGGAGCAGGCTCCTCCTGCAAATGAAGATGCAAGTGACACGTGGGTGTGCTTCAGTGAGCAGTCTCCTGACCGGCCACCTCTACCAAAGGAGCCAGCACCTCCATTTCCGTTTCCCCCACCTCCTCCAGAGGAAGCAGCTCCTCCATTACCAGCCTCGCCGCCTCCCCCTGAATCTCCTGCTCCGCCTTTACCTGTATCACCACCTCCTGCAGAAGACACAGCACCTCATCTCCCGAAACCTCCTTCTCCAAAAGAAGTTCAGATTTCTCCTCTAGGATGTACGCCGCCACCGTCAGAGGAGCCATCTGCACCATCTGTCCCTTCAGGGCCTTCTACGCCCGAGGACCGAAATCCTCTTTCACCTACCACTTCGTCGCTCCCTTCGCCCAAGGAGCTTGCATCTCCTCCGACCTCAACACATCCACCTGTTGAACCAGCCAGCATCCCAACAGCTCCCAAAGCAAGTACACCTCCATCAGTGACGTCGCCTGAAAAGGAAACTGCAACGTGCTCCAATCCACCAATCCAGACAAAGAATACAGACGAAACTCGACCCAAAGAGGAAGAAGGTGAAGTTGCCACTTCGCCCAAAGATGCAAGCCAGGGGAACCGAACTACAcctccaccgccacctcccccaACGTACCGGGCGGTGGTCTCATCACCAGGTCCAACATCAGGGACGGCTGGAACGAAAAGCG GTTCCTCCTCTCCAGTACGGCCTGCCACTCCTTCAACTGTCAACTCcactccacctcctcctccaccccGCCCCCCTTCACGACCCAAACTTCCACCAGGAAAACCAAGTGCAGGAGATACT AATCGTCCATTTAGTCCACCAGTTCATGCCGCCAGCCCGCCTCCAATTGCTCCTTTGGCCCGGGCAGAGAGCACCTCTTCTATCTCCTCTACCAACTCCCTGAGTGCTGCCACCACTCCCACCGTCACTAAAGACCTCTCTGTGTCAG AAGACGATGCTTATGTAGACAAGCTGCCTTCATTTGAGAGACATTTTGATTCATTTGCAG AGAATGACCAGCCATCCCTTGTATGGTTTGACAGAGGGaagttttatttaacctttgaaG GCTGCTCCAGAGGGCCAAGTCCTCTCACCATGGGTGCTCAGGACACGCTCCCTGTGGCTGCTGCATTCACTGAGACAGTCAATGCCTTCTTTAAAGGGGCCGACCCCGGCAA ATGTGTTGTGAAGATCATAGGTGAGATGGTTTTGTCGTTTCCAGCGGGAATCACTCGGCACTTTGCCAATAACCCGTCCCCCGCTGTGCTAACCTTCAGCATAACCAACTACAATCGACTGGAGCATGTGCTGCCTAACCCCCAGCTGCTCTGCTG CGACACCGCCACGCAAGCCAAGGCGGATGCCAAGAACTTCTGGGTGAACATGCCAAACCTGATATCTCATCTAAAGAAGGTATCCGAGCAGAAGCCGCAGGCGACATACTATAATGTGGACATGCTGAAGTATCAG GTGTCAGTGCAGGGTCCTGTGTCCACTCCCATGAATTTGGCCGTGAGCTGGCGTTGTGAACCCACCAGCACAGACCTGAGGATAGACTACAAATATAACGGCGAGGCCATGTCAACGCCAATGGCGCTGAACAATGTCCAGTTTTTGGTCCCAGTTGATGGCGGCGTTTCCAAACTTCAAGCTGTGTTACCTCCAGCAGCATG GAATTCAGAGCAGCAAAGAATCCTATGGAAGATTCCAGATATCTcacaaaaatctgaaaatggAG GTGTGGGCTCTTTGTTAGCCCGCTTCCAGCTAACAGAAGGCCCAACTAAACCAGCTCCACTGGCTGTGCAGTTCACTAGTGAGGGCAGCACACTGTCAGGCTGTGACATCGAACTGGCTGGGCCCGGGTATCGCTTCTCACTCGTCAAGAAGAGGTTCGCTGCTG GGAAATACCTGGCGGACAACTAA
- the sgip1a gene encoding SH3-containing GRB2-like protein 3-interacting protein 1 isoform X6 has translation MMEGLKKRTRKAFGIRKKEKDNDSTGSPDREGGEPQEVDSSQRKTNGAPNGFYGEIDWERYNSPEVDEEGYSIRPEDEADQANCPKSHFFSSDESEGEEDHRKKFKIKIKPLPADQVVAVPSVEELKASIGNIALSPSPLGLKGNISSEDIVRPRRVVPTVAPTPALATQAPSSQQTPASEETTNLFGPPLESAFGEEKIEVVLSESDVWGASVSEPESSMTRPFPTGTPPPLPPKNVPTSPLTTEPASTDDTETENSTRKTSIADLDNLFGPEQAPPANEDASDTWVCFSEQSPDRPPLPKEPAPPFPFPPPPPEEAAPPLPASPPPPESPAPPLPVSPPPAEDTAPHLPKPPSPKEVQISPLGCTPPPSEEPSAPSVPSGPSTPEDRNPLSPTTSSLPSPKELASPPTSTHPPVEPASIPTAPKASTPPSVTSPEKETATCSNPPIQTKNTDETRPKEEEGEVATSPKDASQGNRTTPPPPPPPTYRAVVSSPGPTSGTAGTKSGSSSPVRPATPSTVNSTPPPPPPRPPSRPKLPPGKPSAGDTNRPFSPPVHAASPPPIAPLARAESTSSISSTNSLSAATTPTVTKDLSVSEDDAYVDKLPSFERHFDSFAGCSRGPSPLTMGAQDTLPVAAAFTETVNAFFKGADPGKCVVKIIGEMVLSFPAGITRHFANNPSPAVLTFSITNYNRLEHVLPNPQLLCCDTATQAKADAKNFWVNMPNLISHLKKVSEQKPQATYYNVDMLKYQVSVQGPVSTPMNLAVSWRCEPTSTDLRIDYKYNGEAMSTPMALNNVQFLVPVDGGVSKLQAVLPPAAWNSEQQRILWKIPDISQKSENGGVGSLLARFQLTEGPTKPAPLAVQFTSEGSTLSGCDIELAGPGYRFSLVKKRFAAGKYLADN, from the exons GACTGAAAAAACGTACCAGGAAGGCCTTTGGGATACGGAAGAAAGAGAAAGACAATGACTCAAC GGGGTCCCCAGACAGAGAGGGGGGT GAACCCCAAGAGGTTGACTCG TCTCAGAGGAAGACCAATGGAGCCCCAAATGGATTCTATGGAGAAATTGACTGGGAAAGATAT AATTCTCCTGAGGTGGATGAAGAGGGTTATAGCATCAGACCTGAAGATGAGGCAGACCAGGCGAAT TGCCCCAAGTCCCATTTCTTCTCTTCTGATGAGTCGGAAGGAGAGGAAGACCACAGGAAAAAGTTCAAAATTAAGATTAAGCCCCTCCCAGCTGATCAAGTTGTGGCAGTGCCCTCAGTTGAAGAGCTCAAAGCCTCCATAGGCAACATTGCCCTATCCCCTTCGCCTCTG gGGTTGAAAGGGAACATCTCCA GTGAAGATATTGTCAGACCAAGACGTGTGGTTCCCACTGTGGCCCCCACACCTGCTCTTGCAACACAAGCTCCCAG CAGCCAGCAGACACCAGCCTCCGAAGAGACTACAAATTTGTTTGGGCCTCCTTTGGAATCGGCATTTGGAGAAGAGAAAATAGAAG TGGTTCTGTCTGAATCTGATGTGTGGGGGGCTTCTGTGTCAGAGCCCGAGTCCTCTATGACAAGACCCTTCCCCACAGGAA CTCCACCACCACTTCCACCCAAGAATGTCCCAACATCTCCTCTGACAACTGAACCTGCCTCCACAGATGACACTG AAACTGAAAACTCAACAAGAAAGACATCCATAGCTGATTTAGATAACCTATTTGGACCGGAGCAGGCTCCTCCTGCAAATGAAGATGCAAGTGACACGTGGGTGTGCTTCAGTGAGCAGTCTCCTGACCGGCCACCTCTACCAAAGGAGCCAGCACCTCCATTTCCGTTTCCCCCACCTCCTCCAGAGGAAGCAGCTCCTCCATTACCAGCCTCGCCGCCTCCCCCTGAATCTCCTGCTCCGCCTTTACCTGTATCACCACCTCCTGCAGAAGACACAGCACCTCATCTCCCGAAACCTCCTTCTCCAAAAGAAGTTCAGATTTCTCCTCTAGGATGTACGCCGCCACCGTCAGAGGAGCCATCTGCACCATCTGTCCCTTCAGGGCCTTCTACGCCCGAGGACCGAAATCCTCTTTCACCTACCACTTCGTCGCTCCCTTCGCCCAAGGAGCTTGCATCTCCTCCGACCTCAACACATCCACCTGTTGAACCAGCCAGCATCCCAACAGCTCCCAAAGCAAGTACACCTCCATCAGTGACGTCGCCTGAAAAGGAAACTGCAACGTGCTCCAATCCACCAATCCAGACAAAGAATACAGACGAAACTCGACCCAAAGAGGAAGAAGGTGAAGTTGCCACTTCGCCCAAAGATGCAAGCCAGGGGAACCGAACTACAcctccaccgccacctcccccaACGTACCGGGCGGTGGTCTCATCACCAGGTCCAACATCAGGGACGGCTGGAACGAAAAGCG GTTCCTCCTCTCCAGTACGGCCTGCCACTCCTTCAACTGTCAACTCcactccacctcctcctccaccccGCCCCCCTTCACGACCCAAACTTCCACCAGGAAAACCAAGTGCAGGAGATACT AATCGTCCATTTAGTCCACCAGTTCATGCCGCCAGCCCGCCTCCAATTGCTCCTTTGGCCCGGGCAGAGAGCACCTCTTCTATCTCCTCTACCAACTCCCTGAGTGCTGCCACCACTCCCACCGTCACTAAAGACCTCTCTGTGTCAG AAGACGATGCTTATGTAGACAAGCTGCCTTCATTTGAGAGACATTTTGATTCATTTGCAG GCTGCTCCAGAGGGCCAAGTCCTCTCACCATGGGTGCTCAGGACACGCTCCCTGTGGCTGCTGCATTCACTGAGACAGTCAATGCCTTCTTTAAAGGGGCCGACCCCGGCAA ATGTGTTGTGAAGATCATAGGTGAGATGGTTTTGTCGTTTCCAGCGGGAATCACTCGGCACTTTGCCAATAACCCGTCCCCCGCTGTGCTAACCTTCAGCATAACCAACTACAATCGACTGGAGCATGTGCTGCCTAACCCCCAGCTGCTCTGCTG CGACACCGCCACGCAAGCCAAGGCGGATGCCAAGAACTTCTGGGTGAACATGCCAAACCTGATATCTCATCTAAAGAAGGTATCCGAGCAGAAGCCGCAGGCGACATACTATAATGTGGACATGCTGAAGTATCAG GTGTCAGTGCAGGGTCCTGTGTCCACTCCCATGAATTTGGCCGTGAGCTGGCGTTGTGAACCCACCAGCACAGACCTGAGGATAGACTACAAATATAACGGCGAGGCCATGTCAACGCCAATGGCGCTGAACAATGTCCAGTTTTTGGTCCCAGTTGATGGCGGCGTTTCCAAACTTCAAGCTGTGTTACCTCCAGCAGCATG GAATTCAGAGCAGCAAAGAATCCTATGGAAGATTCCAGATATCTcacaaaaatctgaaaatggAG GTGTGGGCTCTTTGTTAGCCCGCTTCCAGCTAACAGAAGGCCCAACTAAACCAGCTCCACTGGCTGTGCAGTTCACTAGTGAGGGCAGCACACTGTCAGGCTGTGACATCGAACTGGCTGGGCCCGGGTATCGCTTCTCACTCGTCAAGAAGAGGTTCGCTGCTG GGAAATACCTGGCGGACAACTAA